From Eptesicus fuscus isolate TK198812 chromosome 22, DD_ASM_mEF_20220401, whole genome shotgun sequence, a single genomic window includes:
- the BLACAT1 gene encoding bladder cancer associated transcript 1, which translates to MPQFTFACFCGFHGFCKMKRKKENVRRERETAV; encoded by the coding sequence ATGCCCCAGTTCACCTTCGCCTGCTTCTGCGGCTTCCACGGCTTCTgcaagatgaagaggaagaaggagaacgTTCGCAGGGAGCGGGAAACCGCGGTGTGA